The Bacteroidota bacterium genome window below encodes:
- a CDS encoding iron-containing alcohol dehydrogenase, with product MDFNNVVQFNFPTTIRFGANAVKELPAYLKRNNLNKPLISTDSVIIGLPFFKQILDDLKRNGVSVEVFSDIHKNPVKSDVYKGTDLFDATQRDCIVGIGGGAALDVARAITLRVYHREDLFKYDDLIGGDVFVTNDVPHFVAIPTTSGTGSEVGRSAIIADDVTHQKKILFSPKLLAKIVFADPLLTMDLPAFITAATGMDALTHNMEAFLAKNYHPLCDGIALEGMRLISLSLENAVKRPDLTSRSEMLLASMMGAIAFQKGLGVVHSLAHPLSSLLDTHHGLANAVNIPYGMRFNISGFEDKFARIAATLGLRDTHGETVVQYLFDLNTSIGIPHRLRDINVKEEHLDTLADLAIADFAHPNNPKPVSRNDFKKLYSEAL from the coding sequence ATGGACTTTAACAACGTTGTTCAATTTAATTTTCCGACGACCATTCGCTTCGGAGCGAATGCAGTCAAAGAATTACCAGCGTACCTTAAACGAAACAATCTAAATAAGCCGTTGATATCAACAGACTCTGTTATTATTGGCTTGCCGTTTTTCAAACAAATTCTTGATGACTTGAAACGTAATGGAGTATCGGTCGAAGTATTTTCCGATATCCATAAAAATCCCGTAAAAAGCGATGTCTACAAAGGGACGGATCTCTTTGATGCCACTCAACGAGATTGCATTGTGGGAATCGGCGGAGGAGCGGCGCTTGATGTTGCGAGAGCAATAACATTACGTGTTTATCATCGCGAAGATTTGTTCAAATACGACGATTTAATCGGCGGGGATGTTTTTGTCACAAATGATGTCCCTCATTTTGTTGCAATTCCGACAACATCGGGAACGGGGAGCGAAGTCGGACGCAGTGCAATTATTGCGGACGATGTAACACATCAAAAGAAGATTCTTTTTTCACCCAAGCTGCTTGCGAAAATAGTGTTTGCAGATCCATTGCTGACAATGGACCTTCCGGCGTTTATCACTGCTGCCACCGGTATGGATGCTCTTACACATAATATGGAAGCATTTCTGGCAAAAAATTACCATCCGTTGTGTGATGGAATTGCACTGGAAGGAATGCGGCTCATTTCTCTTTCGTTAGAAAATGCCGTAAAGCGTCCCGATCTCACATCCCGCTCTGAAATGCTATTAGCATCAATGATGGGAGCGATTGCGTTCCAAAAAGGATTAGGAGTAGTACATTCACTTGCGCATCCGTTGTCATCGTTATTAGATACGCATCATGGTTTGGCCAATGCCGTGAATATTCCTTATGGTATGCGTTTCAATATTTCCGGATTTGAGGATAAGTTTGCAAGAATTGCGGCGACGCTCGGACTGAGAGATACACACGGCGAAACTGTAGTTCAATATTTATTTGATCTGAATACAAGCATAGGAATTCCACACAGGTTACGAGATATCAATGTCAAAGAAGAACATTTGGATACATTAGCAGATTTAGCAATTGCAGACTTTGCGCATCCAAACAATCCTAAGCCTGTTTCGCGTAACGATTTTAAGAAATTATATTCCGAAGCATTATAA
- a CDS encoding glutamine synthetase family protein — MNESQILHYVKNHPSGKVKIAITDIDGVLRGKYISAEKFLSINNSHFGFCDVVFGWDSNDLSYDNSSFSGWHKGYPDTPASIDLSTFRKIPWENDIPFFLCELTGPSAYVCPRNVLKKVIEEANQLGFNPLFSQEFEWFNFEETPHSIHEKNFNGLKPISPGMFGYSILRSTLRNDFFTDLFKLLKQFDVPLEGLHTETGPGVLEAAISYSNILEAADRAVLFKTGVKEISYKYGIMATFMAKWNEKLPGCGGHVHQSLWDRKKKRNIFFDEKDAQKMSATFQSYIAGQLYCLPHILPLVAPTVNSFKRLVPGAWAPTTITWAVDNRTVALRALPGGSKSSRLETRVVGSDTNPYLAMAACLASGLYGVKNKLKLQPETTGNGYLDLTHGVLPANLEVATQMMKESKIAKQLFGEQFIQHFVQTREWEWRQYIKVVTDWEVKRYFEII, encoded by the coding sequence ATGAATGAATCACAAATACTTCATTATGTAAAAAACCATCCTTCCGGTAAAGTAAAAATTGCAATTACCGATATTGATGGAGTATTGCGGGGAAAATACATCAGCGCTGAAAAATTTCTATCCATTAATAATTCGCATTTTGGATTTTGTGATGTTGTCTTCGGATGGGATTCGAACGATCTTTCGTATGATAACTCCTCGTTTAGTGGATGGCACAAAGGTTATCCCGATACGCCAGCAAGCATAGATCTTTCCACATTTCGAAAAATTCCGTGGGAAAACGATATACCATTTTTTCTTTGTGAATTAACTGGCCCATCAGCATATGTCTGTCCAAGAAATGTGTTAAAAAAAGTTATTGAAGAAGCCAATCAACTTGGTTTTAATCCATTGTTTAGCCAGGAGTTTGAATGGTTTAATTTTGAAGAAACACCGCATAGCATTCATGAAAAGAATTTTAACGGGTTAAAACCGATTAGTCCGGGAATGTTTGGTTATTCCATCCTTCGCAGTACCTTGCGAAACGATTTCTTCACGGATCTGTTCAAACTGTTAAAACAATTTGATGTGCCTCTTGAAGGGTTACACACAGAAACTGGACCCGGTGTGTTAGAAGCGGCAATTTCATATTCCAACATTTTGGAAGCCGCCGATCGCGCGGTTCTTTTCAAAACCGGCGTGAAAGAAATTTCCTACAAATATGGAATCATGGCAACATTCATGGCAAAATGGAATGAAAAACTTCCGGGCTGCGGAGGGCATGTCCATCAAAGTTTATGGGATAGGAAAAAGAAAAGAAACATTTTTTTCGATGAAAAAGATGCGCAAAAAATGAGCGCAACGTTTCAAAGTTATATTGCCGGTCAATTATATTGTTTGCCGCATATTCTTCCTCTTGTTGCACCAACAGTGAATTCATTTAAACGACTTGTGCCGGGCGCATGGGCACCGACAACGATTACGTGGGCTGTTGATAACAGAACGGTTGCTCTGCGTGCTTTACCTGGAGGAAGTAAATCATCGCGTTTAGAAACACGCGTTGTTGGCTCCGATACCAATCCGTATTTAGCAATGGCTGCATGTCTTGCCAGTGGTCTCTATGGGGTAAAAAACAAATTGAAGCTGCAGCCGGAAACAACAGGGAATGGATATCTTGACCTTACGCATGGAGTGCTTCCGGCGAATCTTGAAGTTGCCACGCAGATGATGAAAGAATCAAAAATAGCGAAACAGTTATTTGGAGAGCAATTTATTCAACACTTTGTGCAAACGCGCGAGTGGGAATGGAGGCAATACATTAAAGTCGTTACCGATTGGGAAGTGAAACGATATTTTGAAATCATTTAA
- a CDS encoding ester cyclase has translation MQKENIQQTALAVSKAILEGRWNDLDNLLDEKFTYTGDGFVFTKDEYIGFMQDMKAAFSNLRMEFPHIVVDGDTASIRFISKAVNTGKFMGAPANNKNLEVHGIFIRKVKDGKVMQEWQTTDLLGVMRQIGFGALFGYALFVGLFNVKQARPVRKR, from the coding sequence ATGCAAAAAGAAAACATTCAACAAACAGCATTAGCCGTGTCAAAAGCAATCTTAGAAGGGCGATGGAACGATCTTGACAATCTCTTAGATGAAAAATTTACCTATACCGGGGACGGATTCGTCTTTACAAAAGATGAGTACATTGGTTTTATGCAGGATATGAAAGCGGCATTTTCAAATTTACGAATGGAATTTCCTCACATTGTTGTGGACGGTGATACTGCATCAATCCGTTTTATTTCAAAAGCAGTGAATACTGGAAAATTTATGGGAGCGCCCGCCAATAATAAAAATCTGGAAGTGCATGGAATTTTTATCAGAAAAGTGAAAGATGGAAAAGTAATGCAGGAGTGGCAAACAACCGATTTGCTTGGAGTAATGAGACAAATAGGTTTTGGCGCACTCTTTGGATATGCCTTATTTGTTGGATTATTCAATGTAAAACAGGCTCGTCCGGTAAGAAAACGATAA
- a CDS encoding helix-turn-helix domain-containing protein, with protein MNRYKLNGTYFYCPVDLTLRIVGGRWKGLVIWNLRDKPKRFGELKKILVTINDKMLTQTLRDLEVHGVVTRKVYTVVPPKVEYALSKEGKKLLTIMQGMSDYGEKFKVK; from the coding sequence ATGAACAGATATAAATTAAACGGAACATATTTTTATTGTCCTGTCGATCTTACACTTCGTATTGTTGGTGGCAGGTGGAAAGGCTTAGTCATTTGGAATTTACGCGACAAGCCAAAACGATTTGGAGAATTGAAAAAGATCCTGGTGACAATCAACGACAAGATGTTAACGCAGACATTGCGCGATTTGGAAGTGCATGGTGTTGTTACACGAAAGGTTTACACCGTTGTTCCGCCAAAAGTGGAATACGCGCTAAGTAAAGAAGGGAAAAAACTTCTCACCATCATGCAAGGAATGAGCGATTATGGTGAAAAGTTTAAAGTGAAATAA